Proteins encoded together in one Amblyraja radiata isolate CabotCenter1 chromosome 11, sAmbRad1.1.pri, whole genome shotgun sequence window:
- the LOC116978591 gene encoding protocadherin beta-15-like, which translates to MVAQLNNRVLHLSVFHVLLFHLSGSVQRNIRYSIPEELEVGAFVGDVARDLGLEIKQLSQRRFRVASEKQIQHLAVSLRTGEIFINEKIDREELCGQSFSCVLMLEAIIEGPLEIYRIEVEILDINDNAPLFQREEINKAISEVALVGTIIPLPSAMDADAGINGVHSYQLHPSAHFSLKLQSDGEQSLIPELVLERPLDREQQTTHRLTLTATDGGNPKKIGTTQIIITVLDVNDNAPVCKQSIYQITTPENVPKDSLIVQVTAEDLDEGLNGEVIYSFSDHTPDRVRELFSLDPASGEIRVIGAVDFEEANNYQILVQAENRGTQQTPVYCKVILKISDVNDNWPEIITTSTFITIPENIVANTAVSLIRVRDRDYENSPFVSCSIPGDIPFNLNGSFNNYFTLITRGNIDREKVPEYNVTITCTDSGSPPLSTKKLIRVQIADINDNAPQFTQPSFTVHVTENNVIGSSIGSVPAFDPDSNQNAQLSYSILDSLINGLPSSTFVSINPTSGALFSRTSFDYEQTKTFTFHVQVKDAGIPTLSSNATVKVVIIDQNDNAPVIISPLSAVDDSIPRSADSGYLVSKVTATDADSGRNAQLSYELRRPTDESLFTVAPKTGEIWTIRRFVHKDSLKQKILIVVKDKGTPSLSSTVTINVSVQDDLAENSSNESLFGTIGPWKTDVKQYLMILFGTTSFILFVAIVILGIKVHRSGNYSGSHCCVGDTSYFPRRRNSPHGVQKASANLQMPPSYREARDNENHPQDFIDEVTPNEAVSHLMLVKLHESAALTNNIKNGASVSAEHGKTSYTLNMDKTGFYEICGNRQWDLEQSSMEMYPSGQYNLGENEVEPDHRRFMEIHSHAL; encoded by the coding sequence ATGGTCGCACAGCTAAACAACCGAGTGTTGCACCTTTCCGTTTTTCATGTGCTACTCTTCCACCTTTCTGGTTCAGTACAACGTAATATTCGTTACTCAATTCCAGAAGAGCTAGAGGTTGGTGCCTTTGTTGGTGATGTTGCCCGGGATCTCGGGTTGGAGATTAAGCAGCTTTCGCAGCGCAGATTTAGAGTTGCATCAGAAAAGCAAATACAGCACCTAGCCGTGAGCCTGAGGACGGGAGAAATATTTATCAATGAAAAAATAGACAGAGAAGAGCTTTGTGGACAAAGTTTCAGTTGCGTGTTGATGTTAGAGGCCATAATCGAGGGCCCGCTTGAGATATATCGCATTGAAGTTGAGATACTCGACATAAACGACAATGCGCCCCTATTTCAGAGAGAGGAAATTAACAAAGCAATATCTGAAGTGGCGCTGGTCGGGACGATTATTCCACTCCCGAGTGCGATGGACGCAGACGCTGGAATAAATGGTGTTCATTCCTATCAGCTACATCCAAGCGCGCATTTCAGTTTAAAACTGCAATCAGATGGTGAACAGAGTCTTATCCCAGAATTGGTACTGGAACGACCACTAGATCGCGAGCAGCAAACAACACATCGATTAACATTGACGGCCACTGATGGCGGGAACCCGAAAAAAATCGGAACTACCCAAATTATTATTACAGTGCTTGATGTGAACGACAATGCTCCGGTCTGCAAGCAAAGCATTTATCAAATCACAACCCCAGAAAATGTGCCTAAAGATTCCTTGATAGTGCAGGTAACAGCCGAGGATTTGGACGAAGGCCTAAACGGCGAGGTAATATATTCCTTCAGTGATCACACTCCTGATAGAGTACGCGAATTGTTTAGTTTGGACCCAGCAAGCGGGGAGATCAGGGTAATTGGTGCTGTGGATTTCGAAGAAGCAAATAACTATCAGATTTTGGTACAAGCTGAAAACAGAGGCACTCAGCAAACACCAGTATACTGTAAAGTTATATTAAAGATTAGCGATGTTAATGATAACTGGCCTGAAATAATAACAACGTCCACCTTCATCACAATACCAGAAAATATTGTTGCGAATACGGCAGTGTCTCTTATAAGAGTTAGGGACCGAGATTATGAAAACTCACCCTTTGTTTcttgcagcatccccggagatatCCCTTTCAATCTGAATGGTTCTTTTAATAATTACTTCACGTTAATTACCCGTGGTAACATAGATCGTGAAAAGGTGCCGGAGTATAATGTTACTATTACATGCACAGATAGTGGCTCGCCTCCACTTTCGACCAAGAAATTAATCCGAGTTCAAATTGCGGATATAAATGACAACGCCCCACAATTTACGCAGCCTTCTTTTACGGTGCACGTAACAGAAAATAATGTTATTGGTTCTTCAATTGGTTCTGTGCCAGCATTTGATCCCGATTCTAATCAGAATGCTCAATTGTCGTACTCCATTTTGGATAGCCTGATAAACGGGTTGCCGTCATCCACTTTCGTCTCAATAAACCCGACCAGTGGGGCGCTGTTCTCTCGTACGTCGTTTGACTATGAACAAACAAAAACCTTTACATTCCATGTGCAAGTAAAGGATGCAGGGATCCCGACGCTCAGCAGCAACGCCACAGTGAAAGTGGTCATCATAGATCAGAATGACAATGCTCCAGTGATCATATCGCCTTTATCTGCAGTTGATGATTCCATACCAAGATCTGCAGACTCAGGTTACTTGGTTTCAAAAGTCACGGCCACTGATGCCGATTCTGGGCGGAACGCCCAGCTTTCTTATGAGCTCCGTCGCCCTACGGATGAAAGCCTGTTTACTGTAGCTCCAAAAACGGGCGAGATTTGGACAATTCGCCGCTTTGTACACAAAGATTCACTCAAGCAGAAAATCTTGATTGTCGTGAAGGATAAAGGAACTCCGTCCCTTTCGTCCACCGTCACGATTAATGTATCAGTACAGGACGATTTGGCAGAAAATTCATCTAATGAAAGCTTGTTTGGGACAATTGGGCCATGGAAAACTGACGTAAAACAATATCTAATGATTTTGTTTGGCACAacatcatttattttatttgtggcAATTGTAATCCTCGGCATTAAGGTACATAGAAGTGGAAATTATTCTGGCAGTCATTGTTGCGTTGGAGACACGTCATATTTTCCGCGGAGGAGGAATTCGCCCCATGGAGTTCAAAAGGCCAGCGCGAATCTTCAAATGCCGCCCAGTTACAGGGAGGCGCGTGATAATGAAAATCACCCACAAGATTTCATTGATGAGGTGACACCAAATGAAGCCGTGAGTCATCTTATGCTTGTAAAGCTGCATGAATCGGCCGCACTCACGAATAATATCAAGAATGGCGCGAGTGTGTCTGCAGAACATGGAAAGACATCATACACTTTGAACATGGATAAAACAGGATTTTACGAG